Proteins from a single region of Eremothecium gossypii ATCC 10895 chromosome VI, complete sequence:
- the ERT1 gene encoding Ert1p (Syntenic homolog of Saccharomyces cerevisiae YBR239C (ERT1)), with translation MMTVHRDKAAKRKKTNVACVNCSRSHVTCESQRPCTRCVKKGLEMSCVNAPRKRRKYLADVPEDQLPIPLKPADADAGPGMSERDGAAESGSKGPEHQFQDQGKIVHKPKFLSNAANLEYSTLSDIIHQDTLLNKIPVSLLYNGTDSPTPPSEALSGTHSASHGADVAGSRLSERPVHNVLNSMSSSRFVLRGLLGPQTDSILSSNVDLFKVHFPLVPQAVADGTLDFKRHSQGSMVAKKLRYDKSINQYYLSPACALPEVPNPNKHLCNGTVSFSLESRAPDEHQVLYRSDWPHSLRYGTPMEIYTLISEPFCHTSGFHSLLKYLHSRFHRHDLVEMCRSIAEFRPIFIASAVDLTEEDMIFMEQSYQRTLLEYDRFITQIGTPTCVWRRNGQISYLNDEFCLLTGWTREELLSKMTFIVELLDDNSVREYFKTFSKVAYKDFKGFEQMETCVLLSPIEGRTIECSCMWTWKRDVFGMPMMIVGHFLPVIAHPEPRDTDRLADSDFCISAGEGNPI, from the coding sequence ATGATGACAGTGCATCGGGACAAGGCAGCAAAAAGAAAGAAGACCAATGTGGCATGCGTCAACTGCTCGCGGTCGCATGTGACGTGCGAGAGCCAGAGGCCGTGTACGCGATGTGTCAAGAAGGGGCTCGAGATGTCGTGCGTTAACGCCCCGCGCAAGAGGCGGAAGTATTTGGCGGACGTGCCCGAAGACCAGCTGCCCATCCCGCTGAAGCCGGCGGACGCCGACGCGGGGCCTGGGATGTCGGAGCGAgacggcgcggcggagaGCGGGTCGAAGGGCCCGGAACACCAGTTCCAGGACCAGGGCAAGATCGTGCACAAACCCAAGTTCCTGTCGAATGCCGCGAACCTGGAGTACTCAACGCTGTCAGACATCATCCACCAGGACACGCTGCTGAACAAGATCCCGGTGAGCCTGCTGTACAATGGGACGGACTCGCCGACGCCGCCGTCCGAGGCGCTGAGCGGGACGCACAGCGCGAGCCACGGCGCAGACGTGGCGGGCTCGCGGCTGTCGGAGCGGCCGGTGCACAACGTGCTGAACAGCATGTCCAGCAGCCGGTTCGTGCTGCGGGGGCTGCTGGGGCCGCAGACGGACAGCATCCTGAGCTCTAACGTCGACCTGTTCAAGGTGCACTTCCCGCTGGTTCCGCAGGCCGTGGCGGACGGGACGCTGGACTTCAAGCGGCACTCGCAAGGGTCGATGGTGGCCAAGAAACTGAGGTATGACAAGTCGATCAACCAGTACTATCTTTCCCCTGCATGTGCGCTTCCCGAGGTGCCGAATCCGAATAAGCACCTGTGCAACGGCACGGTGAGCTTCTCGCTGGAGAGCCGCGCGCCGGACGAGCACCAGGTGCTGTACCGCTCGGACTGGCCGCACTCGTTGCGGTACGGCACGCCGATGGAGATCTACACGCTGATCTCGGAGCCGTTCTGTCACACCTCGGGCTTCCACTCGCTGCTGAAGTACCTGCACAGCAGGTTCCACCGGCACGACCTGGTGGAGATGTGCCGCTCCATCGCGGAGTTCCGGCCTATTTTTATTGCATCCGCTGTGGATCTAACCGAAGAAGATATGATATTCATGGAACAGAGCTACCAGCGCACCCTTCTTGAGTATGACCGTTTCATCACGCAGATCGGCACGCCAACCTGTGTGTGGCGGCGCAACGGGCAGATATCGTACCTGAACGATGAGTTCTGCCTGCTCACGGGTTGGACCCGTGAAGAGCTTCTGAGCAAGATGACCTTCATTGTGGAGCTGCTCGATGACAACAGCGTGCGGGAGTACTTCAAGACGTTCAGCAAGGTGGCATACAAGGACTTCAAGGGCTTCGAGCAGATGGAAACCTGCGTCCTGCTCTCCCCCATCGAGGGCCGCACAATCGAATGTAGCTGCATGTGGACGTGGAAGCGCGACGTCTTCGGCATGCCGATGATGATAGTCGGCCACTTTCTGCCCGTAATCGCGCATCCGGAACCACGGGACACAGACAGGCTGGCAGACAGCGACTTCTGCATCTCCGCCGGTGAGGGC